Sequence from the Temnothorax longispinosus isolate EJ_2023e chromosome 6, Tlon_JGU_v1, whole genome shotgun sequence genome:
gagtattcataattttaaatacggaCGATAAGctattcaaattaaatcgtAGTTCTCAAAGGCAGAACAAAAATATCGGCGTGCCAAAAATTCAAGCCCttcacagtaaaaaatttaatgtcccagaaagtccactctaaattttgtgttaaaataactcatgcattgtgttattttttacatttagaaatgttattttagtcgatataacatttctaaatgtaaaaaataacacaatgcatgagttattttaatacaaaatttagagtggactttctgggacattaaattttttacagtgttgTTTCAGCGATTCTGGAATCCCGTCGTCCTTCTCCGCTGCGCGATGACGcacatttaaaacatttgcatatatttggaacaaaaataaatcgatACCTCTATCAATGTTGTTGGCACATGAGGAAATGAGTCGTTTAAAACGACAATCGATTAGCAATGGAGAATGATATAGCTGGAGACATGTGAAACATGATCGCGCGATTTCGTATGCGATGTTCACGATTCACTGCGgtattgtgttttttttttatgactgCGCAAGACCCTCGGAATGCGAGATCTTCATTGTGGCTCGCTCGGCTTACTTACGTGTAGTTTTtatgtgcaaataaaaaaaatcaacgtaTCACGTTGATGGACGCAAAAAAACTCATTAAATTGTAGCTTTGAATGTATCGATTTTAATGTTTCATTCTCTCGaacactttaattttaatactaattgcaattttgattactttttttctctcttcaatTTCGAtagatttttgtatatttgtcGACCTAAACGTTTCGTTTCACGACACATTACTTAACACTCTACCTATTCCCACATTTTTGCACGTCATTTAATACTAATTAGTATTGCAATCGCGAAAGAAATTGATACGCTCAGATGCGTATTTCAATGTGTTATCATGTGATTTATATGTCGCGTTATCGCGACTCGTGCGACTGATATAATAGTTATCAAAGCTGTTTTACATTCAAGGCTACTTTATTCCCCCTACTTTACGATATCTTTATTCAATCATTATACTATattcgttattaataattataaacatccCCGCACGctgaaatatgaaaatatttcgcttttttattttttgtcttgtACAGACGGGAAAATCGTTTTCGTcgaattatttgcaatttgcacacaattcgcaaaatttagtttaatattattaagggccggttgttccaacctattGGTAAGCTGCCTGATAGTTAAATCACATGTTTATCTTCGTCCaatgtaaaggataaacaaagacatacatatgatttaactattaggtagtttaccaacaggctggaacaaccggcccttaaaCATGGAACGCCGGAGTACAAACGATGTATAAATCCATACAAATGTGCATTTGTCGGTCTATTATTGCTTATACATTTAtagtgaaaataatatttaaatcttctcTTGCGATCAaacaatttaaacaatattagtTTGGAAAAATTTCCACACAGTTTTCTATATTAAGTTGAACGGCTTTCTCCTAGTAATTCTTTTCGTAACTCGAAATAGTTTTATTGACATTCTTGTTAACAATATTCTCCCTTTATTGAcacgaaataaatacaaataaaatttcgattgCAGTTATGACATGGTGCATTTTGGACACGCAAATTCCTTGAGGCAGGCGAAGGCTTTAGGCGATTATTTGGTGGTAGGTGTCCACAACGATGAAGAAATCACGAGACACAAGGGTCCTCCTGTCTTCACCGAGCAAGAAAGGTATATCTGTTGCTTCATTAAAGCTAGGAAATTATGTAAGCCATAATGACTGGTCACGATTTCGATTGTCATCTAGAGCTagttattatgttaattaatctttCAAATTCTATACATTTATTCTCTTGAAGCTCGTAATGCTGGCACAGTGGATACATGTGTTCTCCACTTCTTGTACACGGTTTTTTTGTCTTATGCCTTGGAAACGCGATTACATAATGATGAATGTTAGTGCACCAATTCTAGCACATTATTGTAGTAGTTATTACAAAAGAGATGTTTATGCGAGTCCCATATTCGCCATCGTTtggatataaaattttaatatattctagaGCTACAATCATGTTAGAAGGAAGGTCTCGCTAGAGCCTTGATATTTTAGGTCAATACTtgcgtagaaaaaaaaactgaacaGTTAAGGTACACAATCTAACGTTGCTACAAAGTAAGAACTGTGTCTTGTCGACCGCGTTTACATAAGTTACTTTCTCCAGTgttaattatagattattatcaAGATTATGTCGATAcgaatataacaattttacatcaaaCTACTACagcgaaatttaaaattgcaaaagttctCATGAACAACTGTTTAAGCATATAGAATcgataaaataacgataaaacgattacgtataaattttataactaggAGCATTAACAAACTGAATGTTTTTTTCCTTAGGTACAAAATGGTACGCGGCATTAAATGGGTAGATGAAGTAGTCGAAGCTGCGCCTTATGTCACTACCTTAGAAACATTAGACAAGCATAACTGTGATTTTTGTGTTCACGGCGATGATATTACAATGACCGCTGATGGCGTGGACACGTATCATTTAGTTAAGGCAGCCGGTCGTTACaggtaatttctttaaaaagaaataacattattttgctgtttatttaaaagattatacaGTCTTTTACTAAGAAGGTTTTGATATTTTAGAGAAGTCCAGCGTACTGCCGGCGTCTCGACGACCGATCTTGTAGGACGTATGTTACTGATGACACGACAACACTTTCGACAGGGTGACAACGAATACAGTGTCGACAGAGAACCGAGCAAGAGCATGGGTCAGGATCGAACCGCTCGGAGTCCATGGACCGGCTGTTCGCAATTTTTGCCGACCACACAGAAAATCATACAGTTCAGCGACGGCAAGAGTCCGCAGCCGGGCGATAAGATCGTGTACGTTGCAGGCGCGTTCGATCTCTTCCACGTGGGGCACTTGGATTTCTTGGAGGTCGCCAAAAAGGAGGGGGACTACCTCATAGTCGGTCTACACACCGATCCCGCTGTTAATCGATATAAATGCGGCAATCATCCTATCATGAATCTTCACGAACGGGTTCTCAGTGTATTAGCGTGTAAGGTGAGCCTTTTTTTTGCACCGATCtgagatttttaataagtatCCGCGTGAGATAAAGTGGAAAACGATAGAATGGAAAAATACAGATTTGTACATTAACATATGAGCTTAGTcaatatatgaatatagaTGCGACATGCGTAGTTTTCAGAAGACTGCGATGCATATTTTCTAGTGTAAAAAGAAACTGATAAATCACGTCTGTGGTCACGCCACTGTTTGAGATAACAGAAACGAGTTATGTCACATAGCTTTATTCATTgtattctcttttcttatttacaGTATGTCAATGAAGTTGTAATCGGCGCGCCGTATGCGGTGACAAGAAATCTGATGGAACATTTTAATGTATCTATCGTGTGTCATGGACAAACGCCTATAATGCCTTGCGATGATGGATCGGATCCGTACACGGAGCCCAAGAGgcaaaataagtttaaattgTTAGATAGCGGTAATGACATGACGACGGAAAAAATCGTTGAAAGGATCATTCTTCACAGGTATGTTCTATCTTACAGACGTGTTATGCATGTATACGTTCTCTTTATTAaactttctaataatttttttatacttcagTTTATAAAAGATTCCTGATGATAGTTTATATGTAATCGTAATTATGTtctttagttataaaattcttgagtaaattaattacattaaatttacatattgctAACGATATTTTCAATTTGCTTAAATaggagatatatatatttataaagattatttattcgatatcTTTGTTATTCACATTTATAGTACAATTATACtacgtataattatttgagaaaATAGTATACAGTGACTGATCGCGTTATTATTCTATGAGCAATATATTACTGcgatttgataatatattaatttccgtTCTCGAGTCActatgtacatttttgtttagaattctacaaaactaaatatattttttatatgttccaCCATATTCCATCCCTATTCTATaataacttaaatatttttaataaaattgatattgcaAAGCTTTTAATTACGccgaaaagttaaaaaaatttacatattaatttgtCATATTCTGCTTTTTATCCCCCCAGGCCGAACGAGCTTTGCACGGttattaagaatttcaacaaatgttgataattaaaatctgGTTGTTTTGTAttctttattcaattattaagCAATCGTTGATTACCTAATTAAGCAATCTGGGACAGACCTGGCAGTTCTGTATTTTCTACTCAATTTACAATAAACGCATATTTACTTACGTCTCATTATAATTTGTtgtcattcattcatttactGCTTCTGATGGGATATGTAATTATGTTCATCTTGCAAAGTATTTTCTTGAGTTCCATTTTGCTCCATTCTCtcatttattgcaatatatcgtatatatatagtagCCTCTTTTGATGATAATCAAAATCCACATATCCCAACGACTGCGAGCATTCCTATCACGTGTTGATCTAGCGTCTAATTGCAGGTTGGAATTCGAGGATAGAAATTTAAggaaggagaaaaaagagCTTGCCGCTTACGAAGCCATCATCAAGTCTGAGAAAAATGACAGGATTGAATAATTGTTCGTTTTAATTCCTTTACGCGAACATTCGCAGTGTGTATGCGTGATTATCAGATTTTATAAAGTCAATGTTGTAAATATGATGTCACACCGACATTCAATTTATCGTTTCGAAATGCCTTACATAGttgaaatgaatatttataatcaatcAGTATgctaatagaaatattaattagcgACGTGAAACACGCgctagttttaatttattgcaatattgcTATCAGAAATTGATGCACAACGATGACGATCATGAAATCAGGTGAACATTTTATATGCAAGATGTGCCAGGGCTATCGTCATTCGTCCTATGGATTTCTTatcacttttaattttattttttaaatgtttctttagGGTTTTAAATggtgattaatatttttctaatcatTTAGTgaactttttagaaagattatCTAGTgaactaaatttatttagttcataataattatataattacaaaataatttaaacgttCGAACTTTGTCGGTTACTAAATTGCCAGAAACGAAAGTTAAGGATGTCTCAAGCTACAtccaatttctttaattaaaatggcaattataaatttgattctCGAAATACGTTTATTGAATCGTATTGTGTTTCAAAACTAATTTCAGCGGATTTTTTCAGCAAAAActaaagtaatttaacttcGTGTTTATTTCTAATCTTATCACAAGCCTAGAACACAGTCCTGGCACATCCTACATATATCTCAACATATCTCTAAAGAGTTGTCTTAAAGGTATATCAAAATGTTACAAAGCCTTTGAATGTAAGTATGCTTCGTAATTATTGTTCTCTCACGATGTTCACGTTGTGATATCATTGCTTGATTCAAATATCGGAAATAATCACAATTACCGTATAAGCAATCATGTAAGACGCGATGTAGAAACGAAGatcgaatatttttcaagtcgTGGTGTTGAATTTCAACTATTTTTCCGCTACTATTCTCTTTCATCGTGCGATGATCTTCATACCACtttggctgcgttcggggagcgcgctattagcgctatttgcttattctatccttgttttacacttGATAAgcgataaaaatgcaatagCACTAATAGCCGTCTAAACGCAGTCTTTATCATTCTgtcgtttttatctttttcgcATACGCTAGAGCATTTGTTATTTGTTCGAATGgagtttcaatatttttaagcaaGTTACGAATATTACGGATTATAGCTTGAATTTTACTGAAACAATGACATGTTCGATCTTCAAAGGAATTCTCATTGTGCAATATGAGGtgtatgtttattatatttatgaaatattttatatatttaattagcgAAAATATATCGGAACGCGTATATGCAAACGCATTCCGAGTATTCCATAGTCTTTTATCCAGGAATTACGAAATAGCCGAGATTGGCAGGTAAATGAGCTAGGCTCGTGATTCGGTCTAATTAATTGGAAGTTCCTAAGCATTTACAAATGCCTATCGCATGTTTCTTAGCGATACCGAGATCATTTACTAGACGGCGATACTTACGAGACCGAACTTCGCGGTTCGTAAGACATCCGGCCGGGTAGCTAATTTAACTAGCATTGTTCATCGAAGCAAATTATGACGCGTAATTTAAGTGTTAGATTTTCTAATGCGAGATATTAGAGTATCGTATGCCCAAAAATAACGGAGCCAAAGAAGTTAGATTTACGGCGCACGTCATACAGACTGAACGAAAACCGAGTTACCGTTTATCTCCGAACTTGAACTGTTTGCGTCTGTGGAGGAATGAACGGAGAAAATACGTGATATTCGTCGTACACGAAGATTGTTTAAGGATGTTCCAGATAAACTATTGGAGCTCTCTTcgttaagatattaaatcgCGAGGACTGACAAGTGTCCGTCAAGCTTTCGTAAGCATCGACGGGCAATCTACGATTGAACGAAGAATCTGGGACATCCTATATAACGCGAACAGGTTTCTCGACCTGATAACATAGTGGCGATGGCATTGGCGCCGATAAACTTGTAAGCGACAGTTGAATTAGATTACACTggaagacaaaaaaaattgtacagtTCGTGATTTTCTATACAGAAAGAGAGTTCGACACCGAACAAAGATTGTAGCACGCAGAAGATTGTTTaaccttttattttataataaatagtcaTTGTACACGGTCACATCTACAATAATCGTAAGTAATGTGTACTACGCTTCTTAGTTACCTTCAC
This genomic interval carries:
- the Pect gene encoding ethanolamine-phosphate cytidylyltransferase isoform X2, which codes for MCTPKSCPALVRISNRESSPMSPPVRCDTIRSAVCPRLTLRYDMVHFGHANSLRQAKALGDYLVVGVHNDEEITRHKGPPVFTEQERYKMVRGIKWVDEVVEAAPYVTTLETLDKHNCDFCVHGDDITMTADGVDTYHLVKAAGRYREVQRTAGVSTTDLVGRMLLMTRQHFRQGDNEYSVDREPSKSMGQDRTARSPWTGCSQFLPTTQKIIQFSDGKSPQPGDKIVYVAGAFDLFHVGHLDFLEVAKKEGDYLIVGLHTDPAVNRYKCGNHPIMNLHERVLSVLACKYVNEVVIGAPYAVTRNLMEHFNVSIVCHGQTPIMPCDDGSDPYTEPKRQNKFKLLDSGNDMTTEKIVERIILHRPNELCTVIKNFNKC
- the Pect gene encoding ethanolamine-phosphate cytidylyltransferase isoform X1, translating into MCTPKSCPALVRISNRESSPMSPPVRCDTIRSAVCPRLTLRYDMVHFGHANSLRQAKALGDYLVVGVHNDEEITRHKGPPVFTEQERYKMVRGIKWVDEVVEAAPYVTTLETLDKHNCDFCVHGDDITMTADGVDTYHLVKAAGRYREVQRTAGVSTTDLVGRMLLMTRQHFRQGDNEYSVDREPSKSMGQDRTARSPWTGCSQFLPTTQKIIQFSDGKSPQPGDKIVYVAGAFDLFHVGHLDFLEVAKKEGDYLIVGLHTDPAVNRYKCGNHPIMNLHERVLSVLACKYVNEVVIGAPYAVTRNLMEHFNVSIVCHGQTPIMPCDDGSDPYTEPKRQNKFKLLDSGNDMTTEKIVERIILHRLEFEDRNLRKEKKELAAYEAIIKSEKNDRIE
- the Pect gene encoding ethanolamine-phosphate cytidylyltransferase isoform X3; this encodes MTEEARKEVRVWCDGCYDMVHFGHANSLRQAKALGDYLVVGVHNDEEITRHKGPPVFTEQERYKMVRGIKWVDEVVEAAPYVTTLETLDKHNCDFCVHGDDITMTADGVDTYHLVKAAGRYREVQRTAGVSTTDLVGRMLLMTRQHFRQGDNEYSVDREPSKSMGQDRTARSPWTGCSQFLPTTQKIIQFSDGKSPQPGDKIVYVAGAFDLFHVGHLDFLEVAKKEGDYLIVGLHTDPAVNRYKCGNHPIMNLHERVLSVLACKYVNEVVIGAPYAVTRNLMEHFNVSIVCHGQTPIMPCDDGSDPYTEPKRQNKFKLLDSGNDMTTEKIVERIILHRLEFEDRNLRKEKKELAAYEAIIKSEKNDRIE
- the Pect gene encoding ethanolamine-phosphate cytidylyltransferase isoform X4, with the protein product MCTPKSCPALVRISNRESSPMSPPVRCDTIRSAVCPRLTLRYDMVHFGHANSLRQAKALGDYLVVGVHNDEEITRHKGPPVFTEQERYKMVRGIKWVDEVVEAAPYVTTLETLDKHNCDFCVHGDDITMTADGVDTYHLVKAAGRYREVQRTAGVSTTDLVGRMLLMTRQHFRQGDNEYSVDREPSKSMGQDRTARSPWTGCSQFLPTTQKIIQFSDGKSPQPGDKIVYVAGAFDLFHVGHLDFLEVAKKEGDYLIVGLHTDPAVNRYKCGNHPIMNLHERVLSVLACKYVNEVVIGAPYAVTRNLMEHFNVSIVCHGQTPIMPCDDGSDPYTEPKRQNKFKLLDSGNDMTTEKIVERIILHSV